The Flavobacterium marginilacus genome window below encodes:
- a CDS encoding tetratricopeptide repeat protein — protein sequence MLKKSSIIIAILLIFVVFRVFIVDSCSTKDAEYTESLFVNNTYVGDKSCVKCHTSEHHQWKQSDHYMSMLPANDSTVKGDFNNVTFTADGITSRFFKKGSKFFINTEGADGKNHDFEVKYIFGYKPLQQYLVHFPGGRMQVPRLSWDVNKRKWFNQYTGQKIPSHDWLHWTGNAQNWNTMCASCHSTNLHKNYDTKTDTYKTSYSVINVSCESCHGAGQKHLNYVNSSDYKSGDKVTGSFMKLGRNSGQLEQINTCAPCHARVSEISAKHIDSKEIMDNYIPQIPDTEFFHADGQVNDEDYIYTSFLQSKMYSKGVKCSNCHNPHSIKLKHIDNQTCVQCHNTSKYNTPKHTFHTSNSKGSLCVNCHMPGKIYMGNDLRHDHSFRVPRPDLSVKYGTPNACSNCHKDKSEKTLADAVIKWYGPNRKYHFADDLIPGSKLDNNSEPHLIQLINTPNIPNIIKATAVFYLGSFSDQTSLNTLLSCLNHKDAQVRYRALRSLAIFPAENWIKSAGPLLSDNVRAVRIAAADLFLGLPKNQIPSQFADAYTAADKELVSFLHYQTDFSTGNVMLADYYLKIQDYTNAESFYLKGLKKDNQMNYALLNLSSLYNAVGKNDASLQVLQKTLKNDPNNERIYYNLALLYNEMNNQDAAENSFAKAIALKSQNPRVYYNYGLMLNTKKKFKEAETVLQKGITINPDTPDLYYALAFVYIQSGNQTKAQQTVLQLKQLDSSNPNYQELFKNFGLQ from the coding sequence ATGCTCAAAAAATCATCAATTATTATAGCCATCCTTCTAATCTTTGTGGTTTTTAGAGTTTTTATTGTTGACAGCTGTAGTACGAAAGATGCTGAATATACCGAATCTCTTTTTGTCAATAATACCTATGTAGGTGATAAGTCCTGTGTAAAATGCCATACCTCCGAACATCATCAATGGAAACAGTCAGACCATTATATGTCAATGCTTCCTGCCAATGATTCGACTGTAAAAGGAGATTTTAATAATGTAACCTTCACTGCTGACGGCATTACGAGCAGATTCTTTAAAAAAGGCTCTAAATTTTTCATCAATACCGAAGGAGCTGACGGTAAAAACCATGATTTTGAAGTAAAATACATCTTTGGATACAAACCCCTGCAGCAATATCTGGTTCATTTTCCTGGAGGAAGAATGCAGGTTCCCCGTTTGAGCTGGGATGTAAATAAAAGAAAATGGTTCAATCAATATACAGGGCAGAAAATACCTTCACACGACTGGCTGCATTGGACTGGCAATGCCCAAAATTGGAATACGATGTGTGCATCCTGCCATTCGACCAATCTGCATAAAAATTACGACACCAAAACCGATACTTACAAAACCAGCTACAGCGTAATCAATGTAAGCTGCGAAAGCTGTCACGGAGCTGGACAAAAGCATTTAAATTATGTAAACAGCTCCGACTATAAATCAGGCGATAAAGTAACTGGAAGTTTTATGAAGCTAGGCAGAAACTCAGGACAATTGGAGCAGATCAATACCTGCGCGCCCTGTCATGCCCGCGTTTCCGAAATCAGTGCGAAACACATCGACAGTAAAGAAATTATGGATAATTATATTCCGCAGATTCCCGATACCGAATTTTTCCATGCAGATGGACAAGTCAATGATGAAGATTATATTTACACTTCCTTTTTGCAGAGCAAAATGTACAGCAAAGGCGTAAAATGCAGTAACTGCCACAATCCGCACAGCATCAAACTGAAACATATCGATAATCAGACGTGTGTACAATGCCATAACACTTCCAAATACAACACGCCAAAACACACTTTTCATACATCCAATTCAAAAGGATCACTTTGTGTAAACTGCCACATGCCTGGAAAAATATATATGGGTAACGATCTGCGCCACGATCATAGTTTTAGAGTGCCCCGTCCTGACCTGTCTGTAAAATACGGCACACCAAATGCCTGCAGCAACTGCCATAAAGACAAATCAGAAAAAACTCTGGCCGATGCAGTAATCAAATGGTATGGTCCAAACCGAAAATATCATTTTGCCGACGACCTAATTCCTGGAAGTAAACTGGATAACAACAGTGAACCTCATCTGATACAGTTAATAAACACCCCAAATATCCCAAATATAATTAAGGCTACAGCTGTTTTCTACTTAGGAAGTTTTAGTGACCAAACCAGTTTAAATACACTGTTATCCTGTTTAAACCATAAAGATGCACAGGTACGCTACAGAGCTTTGCGCAGTCTGGCTATTTTCCCTGCTGAGAATTGGATTAAAAGTGCCGGCCCATTATTGTCGGATAACGTGAGGGCTGTCCGAATCGCTGCAGCTGATTTATTTTTGGGTTTACCAAAAAACCAGATCCCAAGCCAATTTGCAGATGCATATACTGCAGCCGATAAAGAATTAGTTAGTTTTCTTCATTATCAAACCGATTTTTCAACTGGAAATGTAATGCTGGCCGATTATTATTTGAAAATTCAGGATTATACAAATGCCGAATCGTTCTATCTAAAAGGACTCAAAAAAGACAATCAGATGAATTATGCTTTACTTAATTTATCTTCGCTTTATAATGCCGTTGGCAAAAACGATGCTTCCTTACAGGTTTTACAGAAAACTTTAAAAAATGATCCAAATAACGAACGTATCTACTACAACCTGGCATTATTATACAATGAAATGAACAATCAGGATGCTGCGGAAAATTCTTTTGCGAAAGCGATAGCCTTAAAATCGCAAAACCCAAGAGTGTATTATAATTATGGGCTAATGCTCAATACTAAGAAAAAATTCAAGGAAGCCGAAACGGTACTGCAAAAAGGAATTACTATAAATCCTGACACACCCGATTTATATTATGCACTTGCTTTTGTGTACATTCAATCCGGAAACCAGACTAAAGCACAGCAGACGGTTCTTCAGCTAAAACAACTGGATTCTTCCAATCCAAATTATCAGGAGCTGTTTAAAAATTTCGGATTACAATAA
- the trxA gene encoding thioredoxin, translated as MSTFNDIIQSEKPVLVDFFATWCGPCQTLAPILKQVKDSLGDRVSIIKIDVDKNQQIAAQYQVRSVPTMILFQNGKQLWRQSGVLSTADLVKIIVEKS; from the coding sequence ATGAGTACTTTCAACGATATAATACAATCTGAAAAACCAGTGCTGGTTGATTTTTTTGCGACATGGTGCGGACCATGCCAAACATTGGCACCTATTCTAAAACAAGTAAAAGACAGTTTAGGTGACCGAGTTTCGATCATCAAAATTGACGTAGACAAAAACCAGCAGATTGCGGCACAATATCAGGTACGCAGTGTTCCTACAATGATACTTTTCCAAAACGGAAAGCAGTTATGGAGACAGTCTGGGGTATTAAGTACTGCCGATTTAGTTAAAATTATTGTAGAGAAAAGTTAA